One genomic segment of Motacilla alba alba isolate MOTALB_02 chromosome 1A, Motacilla_alba_V1.0_pri, whole genome shotgun sequence includes these proteins:
- the SINHCAF gene encoding SIN3-HDAC complex-associated factor codes for MFGFHKPKMYRSIEGCCICRAKSSSSRFTDSKRYEKDFQNCFGLHEARSGDICNACVLLVKRWKKLPAGSKKNWNHVVDARAGPSLKTTLKPKKMKTLSGSRIKSNQISKLQKEFKRHNSDAHSTTSSASPAQSPCYSNQSDDGSDTELSAGASRTPVFSFLDLTYWKRQKVCCGIIYKGRFGEVLIDTHLFKPCCSNKKSATEKPEQEGPQSPAISTQEEW; via the exons ATGTTTGGCTTTCACAAACCGAAGATGTACCGGAGTATAGAGGGCTGCTGTATTTGCAGAGCTAAGTCTTCCAGTTCTCGTTTCACTGACAGCAAACGTTATGAAAAGGATTTCCAGAATTGTTTTGG GCTCCATGAGGCTCGCTCAGGAGATATTTGCAATGCCTGTGTTCTTTTGgtgaaaagatggaaaaaattaccaGCAGGATCCAAAAAAAACTGGAATCAC GTGGTAGATGCCAGGGCTGGACCCAGCCTTAAAACAACGTtgaaaccaaagaaaatgaaaactctcTCTGGAAGCAGAATAAAGAGCAATCAAATCAGCAAACTGCAAAAGGAATTCAAGCGGCACA ATTCTGATGCCCACAGCACAACTTCAAGTGCCTCCCCGGCTCAGTCACCCTGTTACAGTAACCAGTCGGACGATGGCTCTGACACAGAGCTGAGCGCCGGGGCCAGCAGAACACCGGTGTTCTCCTTCCTAGATCTCACCTACTGGAAAAG GCAAAAGGTCTGCTGTGGAATTATTTACAAAGGGCGTTTTGGAGAAGTCCTCATAGACACTCATCTCTTCAAACCTTGTTGTAGCAATAAAAAGTCTGCCACTGAAAAGCCAGAACAAGAAGGACCCCAATCTCCAGCAATCTCCACCCAAGAGGAGTGGTGA